One Formosa agariphila KMM 3901 genomic window, CTATCTAAAAAATCACAAAGGAGGGATTAAATACGTGCCTAGTTTAGAACCGGAAGTAAAACATGTCCCATGTAATACAATTGTATTAGTAAATTACCAACCTAAAAGCAAAGCTCTATTAGAACCAATTGATATTAAAACAGCTTTAGAGATATTAATTCCAGATTCTTGGATTTCTCCTAAACCAGAAAATGCAAAAGCCTTCTTGGACTGGATTAGTACTGTTACTTTTTACAAACTTACATATAGCAATAATCAAGATGTTATTAATATCTTTTCAACTATCTTTGACAACGACTAAATAATCGTTTATGAATCCTCTTGGAACTCCATTATCTGATATCGCTCACATATTGAGTTTTAATTCTGAAGACACTATTTCTTTAGAACAAGATATTAGTAATGAAAATTTAGATTGGGAAGCCATTGTAAAATTAGGTAGTAAACACCTTATTATACCAACGATTTACAGTCGACTTAAATCTAAAAAACTATTAAAGCTTTTACCTGAAGATCTTCAAGAGTATTTAAAATACATTTATAGTCTTAATAAAGAACGAAACGAATCTCTATTGAACGAAGTAAAACATATTAATTCTTGGTTTATAAAACAGAATATTGAACATGTCTTTTTAAAAGGTGCGGCCATGATTGCTTCAAATTATTACGAAGATAGTGGAGAACGCATGCTTGGAGATATCGACCTTTTAGTACCTAAAGAACAAAGTGAAAAAGCATTTCAAATTTTAGTTGATAAAGGTTATACCTATGCTAAAGAACCGACTATAAACCCTAAATACTTCGAGGACAAGCATCTTTTAAGGTTAGCTTCTAAAGATTATATTGGTGCAGTAGAAGTCCATTTTAAAGTATTAGATAAAGACCAAGAAGATTTACACCCAAAAGATGTATTAAAAGATAAAACGTTTATAAATATTACTGGGATACCTATTCCCCACCCTAAGCATTTACTAATTCATAACATCTTAAACTTTCAGATTAATGATTCTGGATCGTATTACAATTATATCGGACTAAAAAACTGTTACGACTCTATTGTTTTACTTCCACATTTAAACCCTAAGGAGAGAAATGAATTGTTTAATAATCCTCATATATTAAATAATTTAAACTTAGGAAGTTTATATTTTAAAGATATTCCTGAACCTCCACATTCCATTAGGGCAGCTTATTATCGAAGTATTTATAGTTTAAAAAACAGATATAAAGCATTTAATTCTATTCATTACAAAACGTTAGCTTACCTAGATTTTTCAAAACTACTATTACACCGCTCCTGGTTTTTTATAATAAACAAAAATTACAGAGCCGATGTCCTAAATGATAGAGAACGCATTAAAGAATTTATTAAATCGAAGTTGTAAATTTTAGATTTAAGCACATTAAGAAGCCTTTTAATAACTTGATGAAAAGAACAGTAAGAAGGTAATAAAATCTAAATTTAAGCTATACTAGCCTGAATATTTTTAATCTGAATACATTTTATCTATAAGCTCTTTATGCTTCTTCTGAATTACTTTTCGTTTCAGTTTTAAAGTTGCAGTTATTTCTCCAGACTCAATACTAAACTCTTTTGGTAGTAATGTGAATTTTTTAATTTTTTCGAATTTAGAGAACTCTTTCTGAAGCTCCTCAAATCGCTTTTCAAAAAGGGTTATAATCTGACTATTTGTAATTAAATCTTCAACATCTTTAAAGTTAATTTTATGCTCAAGAGCATATTTTTTTAAATTATCGAAGCTTGGTACCGCCAAAGCTGTTACATATTTTTGCTGATCCCCAATTACTGCTATTTGTTCTATAAAAGAATCGGTAATTAGTGCGTTTTCTAACTTTTGAGGTGCGATATATTTTCCTCCAGAAGTTTTCATTAAATCCTTAATTCTGTCAGTAATAATCAAGTTACCACTGTTATCTATTTTACCTGCATCTCCCGTTTTAAACCAACCACTTTCAAAGACTTCAGCAGTAGCTTCCGGTTTTTTATAATAGCCCTTCATTACACCAGGACCTTTTACTAAAACCTCATTATTGTTTCCTATTTTTATTTGAGTGCCTTCTATAGGCTTTCCTGCAGAATTAAATTCAAAAAATGTATCTCCAAATAAACTTGCCGTTGCCGTTGTTTCGGTTAATCCATAACCACATTTTATATTAAGTCCAAACGAATGAAAAAACGAAACCATATCTGGCGCCAATGGAGCTCCTCCGCAAGGCATAAATTTTATACGTCCACCAAATACATCACGCAACTTACTTAACACCAACTTATCGGCTATATTGTATTTTAACTTCAAAGCTAGAGGCACGTTCTTTTCTAAGCGCTTATGCTTATTATAATAATTGTTACCTACTCCTAATGCCCAACTAGCCAGTTTCATTTTAGTAGGCGAAGCCTCTTTTCTTTTATCTTGAATTGCAGCAAAAATCTTTTCAAAAATTCGAGGTACTGTACACATTAAAGTAGGTTTTACTTCTGCAATAACATCTACAATTTTTTTAGGATCTTGATTAAAGTATACTTCAATTCCTTTTTTCAAGCAAAAGAATACCCAGCTTCTTTCGTAAATATGACTTAAGGGTAAAAAACTTAAAGAAACATCCTTGTCTGAAACTTCTAACTCATAATCATGAGCCATTAATGAACCTCCAAAATTTGTATAATCTAACATAACACCCTTTGGTTCTCCTGTAGTTCCTGAGGTATAAATTATACTTGCTAAATCTTCTAATTCACGCTCATAATCCCTTTTCTGAAGTTCTATTTCAATAGTTTCAGAAGCTTTGAATGCTACAAAATCTTCTAAATACACTGAATTGTCTGAAGGTTGTAGCTTGATGGTTTTGGTTAACGCAACTATTAATTTTAGATAATTAGAACTATCTAAAAGCTCATAAGCTTTATCATATTCATTCTGATCACCAACAAAAAGCAGACTAACTTCTGCATCGTTAATGACATATTCAACTTCTTTCTTAGAGTTCGTTGCATAAATTGGAATAGTTACAGCTCTAACACTCATAATTGCAAGATCTGCAATAATCCAATTAGGCATATTCTCTGAAAAAATAGCAACATTTTGCTGCGGTGTTATACCATAGTTAATAAGGGCTTTAGATAGTATTTCTATTCGAGATTCAAAATCTAACCAAGAAATACCTTCCCAAGTATTAAGTTCATTATTTTTAAAAAAAATTGCGTTTTTATTTCTAAAACGCTGACTATTTTCCTTTATCTCTTGTACTAAGTGTTTGTACTCCATTACCCCGTTATTGGTTCAATTTACTATAGGACTTTACCTATATTAAAGCCCTCAAAGTTACGAATAATTGCATTCTTATCACTCAAATTGAAGATTTTAGATTTCACACAATAATTTTATTATAGAATTTAATAAAGTGAATGGGTATATTATATATATAATAAAAATAAAGTGATTAAATTTGTATAGAATTAAAATTCACATCTTCAGATATTAAAAAATCACCAAATAAAAAAAGTGTAATTATCTAACATTTAAAATAATTACACTTTTAAACTGTGACCGCGAAGGGATTCGAACCCCCAACCCTCAGAGCCGAAATCTGATATTCTATCCAGTTGAACTACGCAGCCATTATTCCTATCTACATAGGAATTTAAAAATTATATTTTAACCTAAACTAGGTTCTTTTTTACTAACGTTGAGATGGTCTTACCGTCTGCTTTACCTGCTAATTGCTGGTTAACAACACCCATAACTTTTCCCATATCTTTCATACCTTCTGCACCTAAATTAGAGATTGCTTCTAATACAACTTTCTCAATATCTGCTTCACTTAGTTGCTCTGGTAAAAACTGACTAATAACTTCGGCTTGTGCTAATTCTGGTTCGGCTAAATCTGTTCGGTTTTGTTCTGTAAAAATAGCAGCACTATCCTTACGTTGTTTTACCAATTTAGATAGTATTTTAATCTCTTGCTCTTCTGTAATTTCTTCTTTAGAACCTGATTCTGTTTGTGCTAATAACAACTCCGATTTTACTGCTCTTAAAGCAGCTAAGGCTGTTTGATCTTTGGCTTTCATAGCAGCTTTCATAGCTGTCATGATATCTTGTTGTAAACCCATAATTTTAATTTACTGCGAAGATAAAAGAAAAACCCAAAAACATCATAGAGTTTCTGGGTTTAAATGGTAATTAATTGAACTAAAATCTGCTATTAATCTAGTCTACGTTATCGTGTAAAAATGAATTATTACTTCTTAATTGAATATCATTATTATCGTCTACGCTTAAACTTGTACCCGACATATTATTCTCTGAAGAGTGTTGTGTTTCATCTAAATTAACGCCTTGGCGTTTATATGCTGGAATTTTTTCTATTTCATCAATTTTAGATGTATTGAATTTATAATTAAAATCCTTCATCTTTCTTCTACGCTCTTCTGCACGCTCTTTAAGCATCTCAGATATTGGCGTATTCATTGGGTCTATAGGCTCTACTGGTTCTGGCTGTGTTACTCGAGTAGGCTCTGGAGTTGCTTCTTTCTTAACAAAACTAACGTCTTGATTAAAATTGCTTAAAGTATCGTCGTGAATAGGTTTCTTCTCTTGTTTAACCACAGCCTTACGCTCTTCCTCTTGCTCCTCATAATCGTCTAGTACGTATCTTACTTCACCTTTTTCGTTAGATTCTGTTACATTAATTAGCTCTACATACTCATTAACCGCAGTATTTTTAACCTTATCTGTATCTTCTAATGAATGCTTGATTACGGGCTTTTCTTCTACTTCTTCTTGCGATTCTAAAGTAGGCTTACTTTGCTGTAAAGGCATATCGAAAGTTAAGGTGATTTGCTTCTCATCTTCCTCAGGAATCTCTGTCTCAGCAACACCATTTTTAACTTCAGTAAATACAAAATCATTTACATCGACATCGAAATCTGATAAGTTTTCGAACGTGACTTCAATATCTTTTACCGCTTGAGTTGTTTCAACTAAATCTGCTGTATTAGACGGTTTTGGTGTTTCCTTTTTAACTGGAGCATCAAAATCTTGTAAGTCGTTAATATCTAATGTATGTTTTATAACTTCAGGTGCTTTAACTTCTGCTTTTAAATCTACACTTGGTGGGATTATAGCTGGTTCACGACTTATTTTAGACGCTTCTTCTTTATCTAGGTTTTGTTCTTCATTCAAAGAATGAATGACTTTTTTTGCCTCTGTATTTGAAATTTCATCTTGCTGATCTAAATTAAAACCAGTTGCAATTATAGTTACAGCAATAGATTCTTCTAACGAATCGTCTTCACCAACCCCCATAATAATATTGGCACCATGACCAGCTTCGCTTTGAATATGATCGTTGATTTCACCAATCTCATCGATAGTAATTTCTTGTTCACCAGAAACGATTAGCAACAACACGTTTTTAGCACCTTGAATTTTATTATCGTTTAATAAAGGAGAGTCTAAAGCTTTCATTATGGCATCTTTCGCTCTGTTTTGACCAGACGAAATTGAAGACCCCATAATTGCAGAACCACTATTACTTAAAACCGTTTTAGCATCACGTAAATCGATGTTTTGTGTGTAGTGATGTGTAATAACTTCGGCTATACCACGAGCAGCTGTGGCTAACACTTCGTCTGCTTTAGAGAATCCTGCTTTAAAACCAAGGTTTCCGTAAACTTCACGAAGTTTGTTATTATTTATCACAATTAAAGAATCGACTACATTACGTAATTTTTCAATTCCTTTTTGTGCTTGTTCATTACGCATTTTACCTTCGAACTGAAAAGGCATGGTAACAATACCGACAGTTAAGACATCTAGGTCTTTGGCCATTTTTGCGATGATTGGTGCAGCTCCAGTACCTGTACCACCACCCATACCAGCAGTAATAAATATCATTTTTGTGTTGGTATCCAGCATACGTTTTAAGTCGTCGTAACTTTCTACAGCAGATTGCTCACCTATTTCAGGGTTTGCACCGGCTCCTAATCCTTCGGTTAGGTCTAATCCTAACTGAATTTTATTTGGAACACCACTGTTTTGAAGCGCTTGTGCATCTGTATTACAGATTACAAAATCTACGCCTTTAATGCCTTGTTGGAACATGTGATTGATGGCATTACTACCACCACCACCAACACCAATAACTTTAATTACATTTGATTGGTTCTTTGGTAAGTCAAATGAGATACTTGCGAATTCTTTGTTGCTGCTCATAAATTCTTTTTTACTGGGTTTTAATCTTTACTTTTCTAATTCTTTATTTTTAACAATATCTGTTTTAAAATATTGCTTAACTTTTTTATTATTCCGCTTTGTCCAAAAAATCCTTGATGGTGTCGGTAAATTTGTCCAAAAAACTTCTGCGCTCCTTTTTTTCGGTTGGAACGGCTTTTAACTCTTCCTTTTCCTCTAGAATTTCGTCTGTAATTGTTTCTGGGCTTTGTACTTCCTCTTCTTCAATTTCTTCAATTCTAGCTTCTCGTTGTTTACGTTCTTGATGTTTTAATCCGTCTAAAACTAAACCTACACTGGTTGCATATAACGGACTTGTAATATCTTCATTACTATCGCCTGCTAAATGCTCGTTTGGATATCCTATTCTGGTATCCATTCCAGTAATATATTCTACCAATTGCTTTAAATGCTTTAATTGTGCACCACCACCAGTTAACACAATCCCTGCAATTAGTTTCTTTTTTTGTTCTTCGTGACCGTAATTTTTAATTTCTAAAAATACTTGCTCTACGATTTCTACCACACGTGCATGAATAATTTTCGATAAATTCTTCAGTGTAATTTCTTTTGGCTCTCGACCTCTTAATCCTGGAATAGAAACAATCTCGTTGTCTTTATTTTCTCCTGGCCAAGCAGATCCAAATTTTATCTTTAAAAGTTCGGCTTGTTTTTCAATAATTGAACAGCCTTCTTTTATATCTTCAGTAATTACATTTCCACCAAAAGGAATAACTGCGGTATGACGAATAATACCATCTTTAAACACAGCTAAATCTGTTGTACCACCTCCTATATCGATAAGTGCTACACCAGCTTCTTTTTCTTCCTGACTTAATACAGCATTAGCTGAAGCCAAGGGCTCTAGTGTTAAACGTTCTAATTCTAAATCGGAACTTTTAATACAACGCCCAATATTTCTAATTGATGATACTTGACCAACTACAACGTGAAAATTAGCTTCTAAACGTCCGCCATGCATCCCAATTGGTTCTTTTATTTCCGGCTGACCATCAATTTTATATTCTTGAGGTAACACATGAATAATTTCTTCTCCAGGAAGCA contains:
- a CDS encoding nucleotidyltransferase family protein — protein: MNPLGTPLSDIAHILSFNSEDTISLEQDISNENLDWEAIVKLGSKHLIIPTIYSRLKSKKLLKLLPEDLQEYLKYIYSLNKERNESLLNEVKHINSWFIKQNIEHVFLKGAAMIASNYYEDSGERMLGDIDLLVPKEQSEKAFQILVDKGYTYAKEPTINPKYFEDKHLLRLASKDYIGAVEVHFKVLDKDQEDLHPKDVLKDKTFINITGIPIPHPKHLLIHNILNFQINDSGSYYNYIGLKNCYDSIVLLPHLNPKERNELFNNPHILNNLNLGSLYFKDIPEPPHSIRAAYYRSIYSLKNRYKAFNSIHYKTLAYLDFSKLLLHRSWFFIINKNYRADVLNDRERIKEFIKSKL
- a CDS encoding AMP-dependent synthetase/ligase — translated: MEYKHLVQEIKENSQRFRNKNAIFFKNNELNTWEGISWLDFESRIEILSKALINYGITPQQNVAIFSENMPNWIIADLAIMSVRAVTIPIYATNSKKEVEYVINDAEVSLLFVGDQNEYDKAYELLDSSNYLKLIVALTKTIKLQPSDNSVYLEDFVAFKASETIEIELQKRDYERELEDLASIIYTSGTTGEPKGVMLDYTNFGGSLMAHDYELEVSDKDVSLSFLPLSHIYERSWVFFCLKKGIEVYFNQDPKKIVDVIAEVKPTLMCTVPRIFEKIFAAIQDKRKEASPTKMKLASWALGVGNNYYNKHKRLEKNVPLALKLKYNIADKLVLSKLRDVFGGRIKFMPCGGAPLAPDMVSFFHSFGLNIKCGYGLTETTATASLFGDTFFEFNSAGKPIEGTQIKIGNNNEVLVKGPGVMKGYYKKPEATAEVFESGWFKTGDAGKIDNSGNLIITDRIKDLMKTSGGKYIAPQKLENALITDSFIEQIAVIGDQQKYVTALAVPSFDNLKKYALEHKINFKDVEDLITNSQIITLFEKRFEELQKEFSKFEKIKKFTLLPKEFSIESGEITATLKLKRKVIQKKHKELIDKMYSD
- a CDS encoding GatB/YqeY domain-containing protein; its protein translation is MGLQQDIMTAMKAAMKAKDQTALAALRAVKSELLLAQTESGSKEEITEEQEIKILSKLVKQRKDSAAIFTEQNRTDLAEPELAQAEVISQFLPEQLSEADIEKVVLEAISNLGAEGMKDMGKVMGVVNQQLAGKADGKTISTLVKKNLV
- the ftsZ gene encoding cell division protein FtsZ, giving the protein MSSNKEFASISFDLPKNQSNVIKVIGVGGGGSNAINHMFQQGIKGVDFVICNTDAQALQNSGVPNKIQLGLDLTEGLGAGANPEIGEQSAVESYDDLKRMLDTNTKMIFITAGMGGGTGTGAAPIIAKMAKDLDVLTVGIVTMPFQFEGKMRNEQAQKGIEKLRNVVDSLIVINNNKLREVYGNLGFKAGFSKADEVLATAARGIAEVITHHYTQNIDLRDAKTVLSNSGSAIMGSSISSGQNRAKDAIMKALDSPLLNDNKIQGAKNVLLLIVSGEQEITIDEIGEINDHIQSEAGHGANIIMGVGEDDSLEESIAVTIIATGFNLDQQDEISNTEAKKVIHSLNEEQNLDKEEASKISREPAIIPPSVDLKAEVKAPEVIKHTLDINDLQDFDAPVKKETPKPSNTADLVETTQAVKDIEVTFENLSDFDVDVNDFVFTEVKNGVAETEIPEEDEKQITLTFDMPLQQSKPTLESQEEVEEKPVIKHSLEDTDKVKNTAVNEYVELINVTESNEKGEVRYVLDDYEEQEEERKAVVKQEKKPIHDDTLSNFNQDVSFVKKEATPEPTRVTQPEPVEPIDPMNTPISEMLKERAEERRRKMKDFNYKFNTSKIDEIEKIPAYKRQGVNLDETQHSSENNMSGTSLSVDDNNDIQLRSNNSFLHDNVD
- the ftsA gene encoding cell division protein FtsA, which codes for MEHNIAVGLDIGTTKIVAMIGRKNDYGKLEILGIGRSKSLGVHRGVVSNITQTIQSIQQAVQEAEASAGHKIEGVTVGIAGQHIRSLQHSDYITRPNSETVIDESDIDQLINQVHKLVMLPGEEIIHVLPQEYKIDGQPEIKEPIGMHGGRLEANFHVVVGQVSSIRNIGRCIKSSDLELERLTLEPLASANAVLSQEEKEAGVALIDIGGGTTDLAVFKDGIIRHTAVIPFGGNVITEDIKEGCSIIEKQAELLKIKFGSAWPGENKDNEIVSIPGLRGREPKEITLKNLSKIIHARVVEIVEQVFLEIKNYGHEEQKKKLIAGIVLTGGGAQLKHLKQLVEYITGMDTRIGYPNEHLAGDSNEDITSPLYATSVGLVLDGLKHQERKQREARIEEIEEEEVQSPETITDEILEEKEELKAVPTEKKERRSFLDKFTDTIKDFLDKAE